A single genomic interval of Flavobacteriales bacterium harbors:
- a CDS encoding beta-lactamase family protein codes for MKRIGAISWKILKWTLLSILGIFILANLFIVISGKTYIYKAVACTYLVGQSGPGIRDLDYFPKREVEQGTPEPWPTHSSYGKVELSPTALQKFNQYKSTSLLVFKNDSLLFEHYAEDFGPTTISNSFSVAKSIVSILVGIAIDEHKIKSVDQPVGDFIPAFREGSRSKLTLYHLLTMSAGLDWSESGGNPLSSNAEAYYGSDLLSMINSVEVVSEPGKVFDYQSGATLILGYCVEKATNTKLSYYASEKLWKKIGAENLAYWSLDAEDGIEKSYCCFYAAGRDFARFGKLYLHQGEWNGTQIVSSEWVKKSTEPADLLDTDGSKNDRYGYCWWITEYNGKKVFYMRGILGQYVICVPDDNVIIVRTGHKRGDKRNDQPLDLFDYLNAGYEMIESIQ; via the coding sequence ATGAAGAGGATCGGAGCCATAAGCTGGAAAATTTTAAAATGGACACTTCTTTCCATTCTCGGAATTTTCATTTTAGCGAATTTGTTCATTGTCATTAGTGGCAAAACATATATCTACAAAGCAGTTGCATGTACGTATTTGGTCGGACAATCCGGACCCGGAATCCGCGATCTGGATTATTTCCCTAAGCGCGAAGTAGAGCAGGGAACACCCGAGCCCTGGCCAACGCATTCTTCCTATGGAAAAGTGGAGTTGAGTCCTACCGCTTTGCAAAAATTCAATCAGTACAAATCCACTTCTTTATTGGTGTTTAAAAACGACTCGCTTTTGTTTGAACATTATGCAGAAGATTTTGGACCAACAACTATTTCTAATTCATTTTCTGTTGCCAAATCCATTGTTTCCATTTTAGTTGGCATTGCAATCGATGAGCATAAAATAAAAAGTGTTGATCAGCCCGTTGGCGATTTTATACCCGCATTCCGCGAAGGTTCCCGATCCAAACTTACGCTCTATCATTTGCTCACCATGAGTGCCGGTCTCGATTGGTCAGAGAGCGGAGGAAATCCTCTTTCGTCTAATGCAGAAGCCTATTATGGAAGTGATTTGTTATCGATGATCAATTCCGTTGAGGTTGTTTCAGAACCCGGGAAAGTGTTCGACTACCAGAGTGGAGCAACACTGATTTTAGGCTATTGCGTGGAGAAAGCTACCAACACAAAATTATCTTATTACGCTTCCGAAAAACTTTGGAAAAAAATAGGAGCAGAAAATCTTGCGTATTGGAGTCTGGATGCTGAAGACGGAATTGAAAAATCGTATTGCTGTTTTTATGCCGCCGGAAGAGATTTCGCACGCTTTGGAAAATTATATCTTCACCAGGGTGAATGGAACGGCACACAAATCGTTTCTTCCGAATGGGTGAAAAAATCCACCGAGCCCGCTGATCTTTTGGATACCGACGGATCGAAAAATGATCGCTACGGATATTGCTGGTGGATTACGGAATACAATGGCAAGAAAGTGTTTTACATGCGTGGAATTCTTGGTCAATATGTAATTTGTGTTCCCGACGATAACGTAATAATTGTCAGAACCGGACATAAGCGTGGTGATAAGCGAAACGATCAGCCATTGGATCTTTTCGATTACCTCAATGCCGGTTATGAAATGATAGAAAGTATTCAATGA
- a CDS encoding NAD-dependent epimerase/dehydratase family protein, with protein MILVTGGTGLLGSHLLFELCKQGFRVRALYRNESKIKTILPLFKHYSPEQAEQLFQQIEWIKGDIDDIFSLEDALEGIDKVYHCAALVSFDAADRAELIRINEKGTANVVNACLDANISKLCHVSSTAAIGRSKDDSLIHEKTQWKNAPENTWYAISKYNAEREVWRGIEEGLPAVIVNPSVILGPGDWNSSSTSMFRNGSKGMMFYTDGGNAFVDARDVAIIMVKLMESPLTEERFLCVAENRSFRSLFDEIAQAWGKKKSRYRAGKFLSGLAWRMDKFISFFLRKKALLTKETARAARRTYRYDNSKIKQALNFEFRSIKETIENAHNYFSKQKN; from the coding sequence ATGATTCTAGTTACAGGCGGAACCGGATTATTGGGAAGTCATTTGTTGTTTGAGCTTTGCAAACAAGGATTCCGCGTTCGTGCCCTCTATCGAAATGAATCGAAAATAAAGACCATCCTTCCCCTGTTTAAGCATTATTCCCCGGAACAAGCAGAACAACTCTTCCAGCAAATTGAATGGATAAAAGGAGATATTGACGATATTTTTTCATTGGAGGATGCATTGGAAGGGATTGATAAAGTATATCACTGTGCCGCACTGGTAAGTTTTGATGCCGCAGACCGCGCAGAGCTGATCCGCATCAATGAAAAAGGGACCGCCAACGTAGTGAACGCTTGTCTCGACGCCAACATCTCCAAACTTTGCCACGTCAGTTCTACCGCTGCCATTGGAAGAAGCAAAGATGATTCGCTAATTCATGAAAAAACACAATGGAAAAATGCTCCTGAAAATACCTGGTATGCCATTAGTAAATACAATGCAGAGCGTGAAGTGTGGAGAGGAATTGAAGAAGGCTTACCTGCAGTAATTGTTAATCCAAGTGTAATTTTAGGTCCCGGCGACTGGAACTCTTCCAGCACTTCCATGTTCAGAAACGGAAGTAAGGGAATGATGTTTTACACGGATGGAGGAAATGCATTTGTAGATGCCCGCGATGTAGCCATCATTATGGTGAAATTGATGGAAAGTCCCCTTACCGAAGAACGATTTTTATGTGTTGCAGAAAACAGAAGTTTTCGATCGTTGTTTGATGAAATTGCACAGGCATGGGGGAAAAAGAAATCCCGGTACAGAGCAGGAAAATTTTTATCAGGTTTAGCATGGAGAATGGATAAATTCATTTCCTTTTTTCTGCGCAAAAAAGCTTTACTTACGAAAGAAACCGCAAGAGCAGCACGACGGACATACCGCTACGATAACAGTAAAATTAAGCAGGCTTTAAATTTTGAATTTCGTTCAATCAAGGAAACGATTGAAAACGCGCACAACTATTTTTCAAAGCAGAAAAACTAG
- a CDS encoding ABC transporter ATP-binding protein has product MLEVRDLHKVYGDKTAVQSISFKVERGEFYSLLGPNGAGKSTTLSILSTLLKPSSGTVLIDGIDVVKEPLSIRKMIGVVPQEIALYEDLSAFDNLMFFGSLYPMGKNDLRIRVNTLLGDFGLSDRAHDKIRTYSGGMKRRINIAAALLHDPKLLFMDEPTVGIDPQSRNNIYEAISRLKNEGKTILYTTHYMEEAEKFSDRIGIIDKGKIIAEGTLRELISMGDVQEEIIVHSETISSFEHQEFQLNEHIQVKGTSDALHFTCKDLRSSLPAIMNFCFEKGIVIRTIDVRYSNLESVFLSLTGNKLRD; this is encoded by the coding sequence ATGCTTGAGGTTCGCGATTTACATAAAGTGTACGGAGATAAAACTGCCGTCCAGTCCATTTCATTCAAAGTGGAACGGGGTGAGTTTTACAGTTTGCTCGGACCCAACGGCGCCGGAAAATCAACCACGCTTTCTATTTTATCTACCTTGTTAAAACCCAGTTCGGGAACTGTTTTAATTGATGGTATCGATGTGGTAAAAGAACCCTTATCCATTCGTAAAATGATTGGGGTGGTTCCACAGGAGATTGCCCTATATGAAGATTTATCGGCCTTCGATAACCTGATGTTTTTCGGTTCACTTTATCCCATGGGGAAAAATGATCTTCGGATTCGTGTCAACACCCTTCTGGGTGATTTCGGATTATCGGACCGGGCGCATGATAAAATCAGAACTTATTCGGGTGGAATGAAACGCCGCATCAATATTGCCGCCGCTTTATTGCACGATCCGAAACTGCTTTTTATGGATGAGCCAACAGTGGGCATTGATCCGCAGAGCAGAAATAACATTTATGAAGCAATCAGCCGATTAAAAAACGAAGGGAAAACCATCCTCTATACCACCCACTATATGGAAGAGGCAGAAAAATTTTCCGATCGGATTGGAATCATCGATAAAGGGAAAATTATTGCAGAGGGCACCCTTCGTGAATTAATTTCCATGGGCGATGTGCAGGAAGAAATCATTGTCCACAGTGAAACCATTTCCTCATTTGAACATCAGGAATTTCAGCTGAACGAACACATACAGGTAAAAGGAACTTCCGATGCCTTGCACTTTACGTGTAAAGATTTACGTTCATCGCTTCCTGCAATCATGAATTTTTGTTTCGAAAAAGGAATTGTTATTCGAACCATAGATGTACGTTATTCCAATTTGGAATCAGTTTTTTTATCATTAACCGGAAACAAATTGCGCGACTGA
- the tyrS gene encoding tyrosine--tRNA ligase, with amino-acid sequence MKNFIEELRWRGMLQDIMPGTEDLLNSGKPVKAYIGFDPTADSLGVGNLVQVMTLLHFQRCGHIPVALVGGATGMVGDPSGKSQERNLLDENTLQHNLNCQKAQLEKFLNFTGDNAATIVNNYDWFKQFGFLEFIRDVGKHITVNYMMAKDSVKKRISGDDREGMSFTEFTYQLVQGYDFYYLWKNQGIRLQMGGSDQWGNITTGTELIRRMDGGEAFALTTPLIKKADGTKFGKTEGGNVWLDKKRTSAYKFYQFWLNAADSDAENYIRIFTVKTQEEIEALIAEHRTAPHERKLQKELAKDITIRVHSVQDYETALEASNILFGKSTSEHLRKLSEEDLLSVFEGVPQGKISKSELENGIDLATLLADKTGFLKSKGEAKRALDENSISLNKDKVNPDQIIKTDDLINGKYLLLQRGKKNYFLVIAE; translated from the coding sequence ATGAAGAATTTCATCGAAGAACTGCGCTGGAGAGGCATGCTCCAGGATATAATGCCGGGAACGGAGGACTTATTAAATTCCGGAAAACCCGTAAAAGCATATATAGGTTTTGATCCAACAGCCGATTCCCTTGGGGTTGGAAACCTTGTACAGGTAATGACCCTGTTGCATTTTCAACGTTGCGGACATATTCCTGTGGCGCTGGTAGGAGGTGCTACCGGAATGGTGGGAGATCCGTCCGGAAAATCGCAGGAGAGAAATTTGCTGGATGAAAACACGCTTCAGCACAACCTGAATTGCCAAAAGGCACAGCTCGAAAAATTCCTCAATTTCACAGGTGATAATGCCGCCACCATCGTGAATAATTACGATTGGTTTAAACAATTCGGATTCCTCGAGTTTATCCGCGATGTAGGGAAACATATTACGGTTAATTACATGATGGCGAAGGACTCCGTAAAAAAACGAATTTCCGGAGATGACCGAGAGGGAATGTCATTCACCGAATTCACCTACCAATTGGTGCAGGGTTACGATTTTTATTACCTCTGGAAAAATCAGGGAATCCGTCTGCAAATGGGTGGCTCGGATCAATGGGGAAATATTACTACAGGTACAGAATTAATTCGCCGGATGGATGGAGGAGAGGCTTTTGCTTTAACTACACCATTAATTAAAAAAGCAGATGGAACCAAATTTGGTAAAACGGAAGGTGGAAATGTGTGGCTCGATAAAAAAAGAACATCTGCTTATAAATTCTACCAGTTTTGGTTAAACGCTGCAGATTCGGATGCCGAAAATTATATCCGGATTTTTACCGTTAAAACTCAGGAAGAAATCGAAGCACTGATTGCTGAACATCGCACGGCTCCGCATGAACGAAAACTGCAAAAGGAATTAGCGAAGGATATCACCATTCGTGTTCATTCCGTGCAGGACTACGAAACGGCATTAGAAGCGTCTAATATTTTGTTTGGTAAATCCACTTCCGAACATCTGAGAAAATTAAGTGAAGAAGATTTATTATCCGTTTTCGAAGGAGTTCCACAAGGAAAAATTTCCAAATCGGAGCTCGAAAACGGAATTGACCTTGCAACTTTGTTGGCCGATAAAACCGGATTTTTAAAATCGAAAGGCGAAGCAAAACGCGCGCTCGATGAAAATTCCATTTCACTGAATAAAGATAAAGTCAATCCGGATCAAATCATTAAAACGGATGATCTCATTAACGGAAAATACCTTCTCCTGCAAAGAGGTAAGAAAAATTATTTCCTGGTTATTGCCGAATAA
- the lysS gene encoding lysine--tRNA ligase — MLQELTEQEVIRREKLDEIRKLGIDPYPAEEYPVNAYAVDIKAQFEAEKPGFENVCLAGRIMSVRDMGKACFAEILDVTGRIQVYVRRDDICPGEDKNLYDALFKKLLDIGDYIGVKGYVFKTKVGETSIHVKELRLLCKTLRPLPIVKTDESGNVFDAFSDPEKRHRMRYVDLIVNEGVKETFIKRTKLMNSLRNTFNSRGYLEVETPVLQPIPGGAAARPFVTHHNALDIPLFLRIANELYLKRLIVGGFEGVYEFSKNFRNEGIDRTHNPEFTALEIYVAYKDYNWMMDFTEEMIEKVALDVNGSTEVMVGEQAISFKRPYKRITMFDAIKEHTGIDISEMNEEDLRNVCKTLHIEIEPSMGKGKLIDEIFGNKCEHNYIQPTFITDYPVEMSPLTKKHRSKEGLVERFELYVNGKEIANSYSELNDPIDQRERFEEQMKLGERGDDEAMIIDHDFLRALEFGMPPTAGLGIGIDRLTMMMTNNASIQEVLFFPQMRPEKQ, encoded by the coding sequence ATGTTACAAGAACTCACCGAACAGGAAGTAATTCGTCGCGAAAAACTGGATGAAATCCGTAAACTGGGTATCGATCCCTATCCTGCGGAGGAATATCCCGTAAATGCTTATGCCGTTGATATTAAAGCGCAATTTGAAGCAGAAAAACCGGGCTTTGAAAATGTTTGTCTGGCCGGAAGAATTATGTCGGTCCGCGATATGGGTAAGGCCTGTTTTGCAGAGATTCTTGATGTAACGGGACGAATTCAGGTTTATGTCCGCCGGGATGATATTTGTCCGGGTGAGGATAAAAATCTTTACGACGCCCTCTTTAAAAAGCTGCTTGATATCGGTGATTACATCGGTGTAAAGGGTTATGTTTTTAAAACGAAGGTGGGAGAAACCTCCATTCACGTGAAGGAATTGCGACTGCTTTGCAAAACGCTTCGTCCGCTTCCCATTGTAAAAACCGATGAATCGGGGAATGTGTTTGATGCCTTTAGCGATCCGGAGAAACGTCACCGTATGCGTTATGTGGACCTCATCGTAAATGAAGGTGTAAAAGAAACCTTCATTAAGCGCACCAAACTGATGAATTCTTTACGCAACACCTTTAATTCAAGAGGCTATCTGGAAGTGGAAACCCCCGTATTGCAACCCATTCCGGGAGGAGCAGCGGCGCGTCCGTTTGTCACCCACCACAATGCGCTTGACATCCCCTTATTTTTAAGAATTGCGAATGAACTTTACCTGAAGCGATTAATCGTTGGTGGTTTTGAAGGCGTGTATGAGTTCTCTAAAAATTTCAGAAATGAGGGGATAGACCGAACGCATAATCCTGAATTTACTGCGCTCGAGATTTATGTGGCGTATAAGGACTACAACTGGATGATGGATTTTACGGAAGAGATGATTGAGAAAGTGGCATTGGATGTAAATGGAAGCACCGAGGTGATGGTAGGCGAACAAGCGATTTCGTTTAAACGTCCGTACAAACGCATTACCATGTTCGACGCCATTAAGGAACATACGGGGATCGACATCAGTGAAATGAATGAAGAGGATTTGAGAAATGTATGCAAGACCTTGCATATTGAGATTGAACCTTCGATGGGTAAAGGCAAGTTGATTGATGAAATTTTCGGAAATAAGTGCGAACACAATTATATACAACCCACCTTCATTACGGACTATCCGGTGGAGATGTCGCCCCTCACCAAAAAGCACCGCAGCAAAGAAGGATTAGTGGAGCGATTTGAGTTGTATGTAAACGGAAAAGAAATTGCCAACTCCTATTCGGAATTGAATGATCCGATTGATCAGCGTGAGCGATTTGAAGAACAAATGAAATTAGGTGAACGTGGAGATGATGAAGCAATGATTATTGATCATGACTTTCTTCGTGCTCTTGAATTTGGAATGCCACCTACTGCGGGATTGGGAATTGGAATTGATCGTTTAACGATGATGATGACCAACAATGCCTCGATTCAGGAAGTATTGTTCTTCCCACAGATGCGGCCGGAAAAACAGTAA
- a CDS encoding ABC transporter permease: MIRITLKDLRLFFSDKKAVLLTFLMPVGLITLFVFAFGGNGGNNNDIELDVLVADNAQTPESKQLIAELDSLPALKVQEVDEKKLRSIIQKGDRTGGLIILPAYESRMEKGESGFVFVFDQAKAAEASMLKGLISAKIFRVAGKFSIKAKLAKKMKEEFQIEDSASLAMVTQNVDDMMNSSSDNDSPVEGMIAEESLSSPDNTNPALVQAVAGTAIMTLLFSVAAMGAGLLDEKEKGTLRRLLISPINPLDLLLGKMLSATLIGFLQLMVMMLFAWMVFGLPILIHLPALILTTFLAAFSCASFGMLIASVCTSRKQVEGLSTIVVLVMSAIGGSMMPTFFMPEFMQKLSMFSVNYWGVQAYYDIFWREFSWSLLGFRLMVLFFIGLMMILISIPFYRKNILKIG; the protein is encoded by the coding sequence ATGATTCGAATTACTTTAAAAGATCTGCGTTTGTTTTTCTCCGATAAGAAAGCGGTCCTGCTTACCTTTTTAATGCCGGTGGGACTCATCACCCTTTTTGTTTTTGCATTTGGTGGAAACGGGGGAAATAACAATGATATCGAACTGGATGTACTCGTTGCCGACAATGCGCAAACACCGGAAAGCAAACAACTCATTGCAGAACTCGATTCCCTCCCTGCGCTTAAAGTGCAAGAGGTAGACGAAAAAAAATTACGTTCGATTATTCAAAAAGGGGATCGTACCGGTGGATTGATTATTCTTCCTGCTTACGAATCGCGAATGGAAAAGGGTGAAAGTGGATTTGTTTTTGTCTTTGATCAGGCAAAAGCAGCAGAAGCTTCCATGTTAAAAGGATTAATCAGTGCTAAAATTTTCAGAGTGGCAGGAAAGTTTTCCATCAAAGCAAAACTGGCGAAGAAAATGAAGGAAGAATTTCAAATCGAAGATTCAGCTTCATTGGCGATGGTCACACAGAACGTGGATGACATGATGAATTCATCTTCAGATAATGACTCACCTGTAGAAGGAATGATTGCAGAAGAATCACTTTCTTCTCCCGATAATACCAATCCTGCCCTGGTCCAGGCTGTAGCAGGAACGGCCATAATGACCCTCCTTTTTTCGGTGGCTGCAATGGGTGCAGGATTGCTCGATGAAAAAGAAAAAGGAACCTTGCGACGCTTATTAATTTCACCAATCAATCCGCTCGATCTCCTATTGGGAAAAATGCTTTCGGCCACGCTCATTGGATTTTTACAATTAATGGTCATGATGCTCTTTGCCTGGATGGTTTTCGGTCTGCCCATCCTAATTCACCTGCCTGCATTAATTCTAACCACCTTCCTGGCGGCCTTCTCTTGTGCCTCATTTGGAATGCTCATTGCGAGTGTTTGCACTAGCCGGAAACAAGTTGAGGGACTTTCCACCATTGTTGTATTGGTGATGAGCGCCATTGGTGGATCCATGATGCCTACCTTCTTTATGCCGGAGTTCATGCAAAAACTTTCCATGTTTTCGGTCAATTATTGGGGCGTGCAGGCGTATTACGATATATTTTGGCGCGAATTCTCCTGGTCATTATTAGGTTTCCGTTTAATGGTGCTGTTTTTCATAGGGTTGATGATGATCCTGATTTCAATCCCATTTTACCGGAAAAATATTTTAAAAATCGGCTAA
- a CDS encoding MerR family transcriptional regulator has product MKKYSIKDIENLTGIKAHTLRIWEKRYNIIEPDRTQTNIRKYSDSELKRILNIAILNSCGLKISRIAGLSDEELSEKVLELQKSSGSEDVFIERMVVSMIQMDEDSFESVLDECIQLKGFERAMLYVVYPFLTKIGVLWQTGSINPAQEHFISHLIRQKLMVASDSLKDKPKNKGTFILFLPVNELHEIGLLFYNYLLRNRGYKVIYLGQAVPFDDLEKVTKITPSDAMLTFFVSPMTEETVQDYINKMHRNFPDLNIYITGHQVIADATLSYPKNIIKISSVQEFVSMLK; this is encoded by the coding sequence ATGAAAAAGTACTCGATTAAGGATATTGAGAATTTAACGGGAATCAAAGCGCATACATTGCGTATTTGGGAGAAGCGCTATAATATTATTGAGCCCGACAGAACCCAAACGAACATCAGGAAGTATTCAGATTCCGAGCTGAAACGTATTCTCAATATTGCCATCCTTAATTCTTGCGGACTCAAAATCTCGCGTATTGCCGGACTTAGCGACGAAGAGCTTTCGGAAAAAGTGCTGGAGTTGCAAAAGTCTTCCGGTTCCGAGGATGTTTTCATTGAACGAATGGTGGTGTCGATGATCCAGATGGATGAAGACAGTTTTGAATCGGTACTGGATGAATGCATTCAACTGAAAGGATTCGAACGCGCCATGTTGTACGTGGTGTATCCTTTCCTTACTAAAATCGGCGTATTGTGGCAAACCGGATCTATTAATCCGGCACAGGAACATTTTATTTCGCATCTCATTCGGCAGAAGCTGATGGTGGCGAGCGATTCGTTAAAAGATAAACCCAAAAACAAAGGGACTTTCATCTTGTTTTTACCGGTGAACGAATTGCATGAAATAGGATTGTTGTTTTATAATTATCTCTTGCGGAACAGAGGATATAAAGTCATTTATCTGGGACAAGCCGTTCCTTTTGATGATCTTGAAAAAGTCACCAAAATTACTCCTTCCGATGCGATGCTAACTTTTTTCGTATCGCCGATGACAGAAGAAACCGTTCAGGATTACATTAACAAAATGCACAGGAATTTTCCGGATTTAAATATCTACATAACCGGTCACCAGGTGATAGCCGACGCAACGCTTTCCTATCCGAAAAACATAATAAAAATATCCAGCGTTCAGGAATTTGTTTCTATGCTGAAATAA
- the lipB gene encoding lipoyl(octanoyl) transferase LipB yields MRNVIFQDLGLIDYKEAWDDQEKKFNELVDRKMRNREAPVKEKTEHYLLFCEHPHVYTLGKSGAESNLLLDEKGLQDHEAVFYKINRGGDITYHGPGQLVAYPIFDLDDFFTDIHKYLRYLEEAVILTLDEYGIKGERYPGYTGVWIEPEDPLKARKICAMGVKCSRWVTMHGIGFNINTDLNYFNHIVPCGIDDKQVTSMKKELGREVDMEELKQKLKTNLANIFDFEFVVKENLNV; encoded by the coding sequence ATGAGAAATGTAATTTTCCAGGATCTCGGGCTTATCGATTACAAAGAGGCCTGGGATGATCAGGAAAAAAAGTTTAATGAGCTGGTCGACCGAAAAATGCGTAACCGCGAGGCGCCGGTGAAAGAAAAAACAGAACATTACCTCTTGTTTTGCGAACATCCCCATGTATATACGCTTGGAAAAAGTGGTGCAGAAAGTAATTTGCTGCTCGATGAAAAAGGACTTCAGGATCACGAGGCTGTTTTCTATAAAATAAACCGCGGCGGCGATATTACGTATCATGGTCCCGGACAATTAGTCGCCTACCCGATTTTCGATCTCGACGATTTTTTTACGGATATCCACAAATACCTTCGCTACCTCGAAGAAGCGGTCATTTTAACACTCGATGAATACGGAATTAAGGGCGAACGTTATCCCGGATATACCGGCGTGTGGATTGAGCCTGAGGATCCGCTGAAAGCTCGCAAGATTTGTGCGATGGGGGTTAAATGCAGTCGCTGGGTTACCATGCATGGAATCGGATTCAATATCAATACCGATCTCAACTATTTTAATCACATTGTGCCCTGCGGAATCGATGATAAACAGGTTACTTCCATGAAGAAGGAATTGGGACGGGAAGTGGATATGGAAGAATTGAAACAAAAATTGAAGACCAATCTTGCAAACATTTTCGATTTCGAATTCGTTGTAAAGGAAAACCTGAACGTATGA
- a CDS encoding bifunctional phosphoglucose/phosphomannose isomerase has translation MKKLVEEFPQQLRNAVDIATQTKLPLGTGFKNVLITGLGGSGIGGTIAAELTANQAQIPVVGSKGYFIPGWVGKETLVIASSFSGNTEETINALKIASERNAFIVCVTSGGWIADFAREKGYGLVVLPQGKSPRAFLGASLVQLLHVLNFYGVTSHNFMNEVLSSAALIEKEATEIQSEAKSIADFLNGKMPVIYSTTYREGIAIRFRQQINENAKMLCWHHVVPEMNHNELVGWRMENPNLAVIIFRDQEDYVRNQKRIEINKEIIAKYTPHIRETWAKGNTDLEKAIWQIHLGDWVSCFLSDLRGVDAIEVKVIDFLKGELSKF, from the coding sequence ATGAAAAAATTAGTTGAAGAATTTCCACAACAGTTGAGGAATGCGGTAGACATTGCAACACAAACCAAGCTGCCGTTGGGTACAGGTTTTAAAAATGTATTGATTACCGGCTTGGGAGGCTCCGGAATAGGAGGCACAATTGCAGCAGAATTAACAGCTAATCAAGCGCAGATTCCTGTGGTAGGCAGCAAAGGCTACTTTATCCCGGGTTGGGTCGGAAAGGAAACCCTTGTTATCGCTTCTTCCTTTTCGGGAAATACAGAAGAAACCATCAACGCATTAAAAATAGCTTCCGAGCGAAACGCATTTATTGTTTGTGTTACCTCCGGAGGATGGATAGCGGATTTCGCCAGGGAAAAAGGTTATGGGTTAGTCGTACTTCCACAGGGGAAATCACCACGTGCATTTTTAGGTGCTTCACTTGTGCAATTGTTGCATGTGTTGAATTTTTATGGAGTTACTTCCCATAATTTCATGAATGAAGTATTAAGTTCAGCTGCTTTAATTGAAAAAGAGGCAACGGAAATTCAATCCGAAGCAAAATCCATCGCCGATTTTCTCAATGGAAAAATGCCGGTTATTTACAGCACCACGTACCGTGAAGGAATAGCCATTCGTTTTCGTCAGCAAATCAATGAAAATGCAAAAATGTTGTGCTGGCATCATGTAGTTCCGGAAATGAACCACAATGAACTGGTGGGATGGAGAATGGAAAATCCGAATTTGGCCGTCATCATTTTCCGCGATCAGGAAGATTATGTGCGCAACCAAAAACGCATTGAAATCAATAAAGAAATCATCGCAAAATATACACCTCACATTCGTGAAACCTGGGCAAAAGGAAATACAGATCTCGAAAAGGCAATCTGGCAAATTCACCTGGGCGATTGGGTAAGTTGTTTCCTTTCCGATTTACGCGGAGTGGATGCTATTGAAGTAAAAGTGATCGATTTCCTAAAAGGAGAACTGAGTAAATTCTGA